From the genome of Anticarsia gemmatalis isolate Benzon Research Colony breed Stoneville strain chromosome 13, ilAntGemm2 primary, whole genome shotgun sequence, one region includes:
- the LOC142978004 gene encoding uncharacterized protein LOC142978004 has product MFYRSGLWLFLVACAAAFENYEDTRPVDFAGDDSYHDGTYIDSGEQMVEMREDPIKDLMIFKLITALQNENSEDLDMHYRPKPSSKDIDPYSWQKPSSGSIDLYSWSQRSNEDLKDIMKRPAPVIRVPVRDVKQKPVTRKQPNWKKKGKIMRPQMVCYFKLCAFRSSY; this is encoded by the exons ATGTTCTACAGAAGTGGTCTATGGTTATTCCTGGTGGCGTGCGCTGCTGCCTTCGAGAACTACGAAGATACAAGACCTGTCGACTTTGCCGGAGACGATTCCTATCAC GATGGGACCTACATAGACTCTGGAGAACAAATGGTAGAGATGCGAGAGGATCCTATCAAAGATCTCATGATCTTCAAACTCATCACTGCACTGCAGAATGAAAACAGTGAGGACTTGGACATGCACTACAG ACCGAAACCCAGTTCAAAGGACATCGACCCCTACAGCTGGCAGAAGCCCAGCTCAGGGAGCATTGACCTGTACAGCTGGTCACAACGATCGAACGAAGATCTCAAGGACATCATGAAGCGACCAGCGCCGGTCATCAGAGTACCAGTGAGAGATGTCAAACAAAAGCCTGTCACTCGCAAACAACCTAACTGGAAGAAGAAGGGTAAAATTATGA GGCCCCAAATGGTGTGCTACTTTAAACTTTGTGCATTCAGATCGTCGTACTAG